The Patescibacteria group bacterium genomic interval TTCGTTGCACAAGGAGGGAATAGCGGCGAAACAGGCGCTTGAGCATGCACGTGGGGAAATTGCCAAAAATATTGGAGCACGCAACAGTGAAATTGTTTTTACCAGTGGCAGTACCGAATCCAATAATCTTGCAATTTTTGGCACTGTCGCCGCACGTCAAAAAGAAGGAGTGGCATTAAGAGATATGCATGCAGTTACAAGCGTTATTGAGCATCCTTCAGTACTTAATTGTTTTAAAGAACTTGAAGAAATGGGGGTTAGGGTGACCTACCTTCCTGTTGACAGGTATGGTTTTGTTTCTGCAGAAGCTATGTATCAATCACTCTTGAGAGAAACGGTTATTGTTTCAATTATGTATGCTAACAGTGAGATCGGTACGGTAGAACCAATTGCTAAAATAGCACATGTTGTTCAAAAATGGAGAGCAGAAAACAAACAAACATTTCCATATATACATACCGATGCAAGTCAGACTCCATTGTATCTACCGTGTAATACGCAGTCACTTGGTGTAGATCTGATGAGTTTGGATGCACAAAAAATCTACGGGCCAAAAGGAGTTGGATGCTTGTATATAAAAAATAGAGTTATGATAAATTCAATATACAAAGGGGGAAGTCAGGAAAACAACGTGCGTGCCGGCACAGAAAATATCCCGCTTATTGTTGGTTTTAGCTGTGCGCTTTCTATTGCAATCTCAAACCGCGAAACAGAAGTTAAAAAAGTGACACTGCTTCGTGATTATTTCATACAAGAATTATTAAGAAATATAAAAGGAGCGGAGCTTAATGGTAGTGCTGAAAAAAGGATCGCCAACAACATAAATGTATCAATTCCAGGTTTTGAAAGTGAATTTTTAGTTATTGCGCTTGATGACAAGGGCATAGCTACTTCATCAAAGAGTGCCTGTATTGGGGAGGAAACGGAAAAGTCGTATGTTGTATCGGCATTAGGGAAAAATGACACGCTTGCATCAAGTTCTCTGCGCTTCTCATTGGGGAGTGCTACAGTAAAAAAAGATATTGCCCATACTGTAAAGATATTATGCGATATCTTAAAAACACACAGAAACGACTGAACTTGACATATTGCGTAAAAGATGATATTTTTCACACGAAACTAAAAAATCAGAGGAGAAATATTGTATATATCTCTTGCTGGCAGTGGTTTTTTTATTTATAATGTAGAGTATGGAGATTGAAGAACTGACTAAAATGCAAATAATTCTGTTGACCCTTCTGGTCAGCTTTGTAACCTCAATCGCGACGGGTATCGTTACCGTTTCTCTTTTGGATCAGGCACCACCTGCAGTAACACAGACTATCAACCGAATTGTTGAGAGAACAGTTGAACGGGTGGTTCCGGGTGAATCCCAAGGCGCCATTATTACAAAGACAATTGTGGTAAAAGAAAATGATATTATCACAGATTCAATTGAAAAAAACTCAAAACATCTTGTCAGAATCAGCAGAAAAGTTATTGGAGGTGAAAATGAAACATTTGTAGGCATCGGAATTATTGTGTCAGAAGGCGGACTGGTATCAACAGACAGCTCACTAATCCTCGGCGACTACGATTATTTTGCATCTCTTTCGCATGGAGGTGTATACCCAATGGAAATCGTTCTCAATGCAAAGGCGACTGCGCTTTTGAAAATAGTACAAGATGAAGACGAAACCATTTCATTTAAGACAGTTACTTTTTCGTCTGATCTCAGTGTATTGAAACTCGGCCAGACTATAATTTCACTCGGTGGCAAGAATCGAACCAATGTCGCAATAGGAATCGTTTCTGGACTCTTGGAAAAAAACATTACTGTTGAGGTAGAAGGAGAAAATGCTGAACCGGCAACTATTACTATACTTTCCTTTATTGAGACAAACATCAGCGAGGTCAGCGTATTGTCCGGTAGCCCGCTCATCGACATCTTCGGTGAAGTCATAGGCATTAGCACTATCTCATCGAGAGATGGCGGTGGTGCGGATTATACTCCTATTTCTGTTGTTGAAGCGCAACTAGTAGAATACCTAGAAGGGTTGAGCGCGGAAAAAGAATAATCTTTTTTTGGTACTACACTTTTCTCAATCGTAAGTGTGTCATTTAATAAAACAACATGCCTCCATTCGCTAATTTTACAACAAAAGCAAAAGAATCAGTTCGTAAGGCACACGAATTGGCAATAGAGCGTGGTCAAAGCCACGTTAACCCACTTCATTTGCTGATGGCACTCGTACTTCAGGAAGAGAGCATGGTATTTTCAATACTTGAAAAACTCGATATTGACACAATGCTTCTGACCGACTCACTTCTTGAACTTATAGAAACACCTGAACAGTCGTCCGTACTTTCTCCATCATACCAGCTCTATCTAACACCTGAGCTTGCCTCGGTTCTTGAGGGTTCAAGTAAAGCCGCTTCCAGTCTGGGTGATCAGTTTGTCTCAACAGAACATCTCTTTATTGCCATTCTAGAACATCCGGGTCCCGCTGCGGAAGTATTTGCTAGGTTTCGCCTTGAAAAAGGGGCGGTGTTGCAAGTACTCCAAGATCTTAAAAGCAGCTCTGATTTGGAAGTAGATCAGCCCAAGCGGTTTCGATCGCTGGCGAAATACACTAAGAATCTTACCGAGCATGCTGCGCAAAATAAACTTGATCCGGTGATAGGGCGAGACAATGAAATAAACCGTGTTATCCAAATACTCTCACGAAGAACAAAAAATAATCCAATTCTTATAGGCGAAGCTGGTGTTGGTAAAACCGCAATTGCAGAAGGACTCGCTCAGAAAATGGCTGTGGGAGATGTTCCTGAATCCATAAAAGACAAAGAACTTCTTTCACTTGACCTCGGGTTGCTTATTGCAGGTACTAAGTATCGTGGAGAGTTTGAAGAGCGACTTAAAAATATTCTGCGGGAAATAGAGCGGGCTGACGGGAAAATAATTCTTTTTATTGATGAGATTCATACCATTGTTGGAGCCGGTCAGGCGGAAGGGGCACAAGACGCTGCAAACATGCTCAAACCTGCTCTTGCACGCGGCGAACTACGAGCAATCGGTGCAACAACACTTAAAGAATATCAGAAATACATTGAGAAAGATCCGGCACTGACGAGGCGTTTTCAACCAATTCAAGTACTTGAACCATCGGTTGAAGATGCGGTGCATATTTTACGTGGCTTGCGAGAAAAGTATGAGCTTTATCACGGTGTGCATATTACCGATGATGGTATTGTCTCTGCGGTAAATCTAAGCAGCCGTTATATTACTGACCGATTTTTGCCCGACAAGGCAGTTGATCTTATTGACGAAGCAGCATCTGCACTTCGCATTGCACTTGAAAACAAACCACCCAAACTTGAAGAGGCGCATCGAAATATAATGCACTTGGAAATTGAGCGCGAAGCACTTAAAAAAGATGCTGAGTCATCTGACAATAAAAAAGCAAAAGCCCGTGTAAAAAAAATAGAGAAGGAAATCGCAGATCTGAAAGAAAAAACTTCAGAACTTTCATTAAAATGGAACAATGAAAAAGAGGTACTCTCTGAAATTAAGGTAATCAAAAAAGATTTAGAGCTCCTGCGTATAGAAGCTGAATCCGCAGAAGTGTCAGCAGATTTAGTTAAAGCAGCGGAAATTCGCTACGGAAAGATACCAGGACTTGAAAAAGATTTGGAAACAAAATTAAAGCGGCTTAAAAGACTCCAAAAATCGCGCAGGATTCTCAAAGAAGAAATCACAGAAGAAGAAATTGCTGATGTGGTATCGCGTTGGACTGGAGTTCCTGTTGTGCGAATGCTTGAAGAGGAGGCAGAAAAGCTCAATAGGATGGAGGATGAAATCAAAAAGCGGATTATTGGACAGGATGAATCGGTGAAAGAAATTGCAAACGCAGTAAAACGCTCGCGTGCCGGCATTTCAGATCCAAACAAACCAATTGGTTCGTTTTTGTTTTTGGGCCCAACCGGCGTTGGTAAAACCGAACTCACCAAAGCGCTTGCAGAATTTCTTTTTGACGATGAAAAAGCGCTCATTCGAGTGGATATGTCCGAATACATGGAGCGACACTCAGTTTCTAAGATGATTGGCGCTCCTCCTGGATATGTTGGGCACGATGAGGCAGGGAGCTTGACTGAAACTATCAGACATCGACCATATTCAGTATTACTCTTTGATGAAATAGAAAAAGCACATCCGGAAGTATTTAATATTCTGCTTCAGGTACTTGATAACGGACACCTGACCGACGCAAAAGGTAGAAAAATAAACTTTAAAAATACTGTTATAGTGCTCACTTCAAACATTGGTTCTGAACACATAGATAAGATGGCAACCATTGGGTTTAGTAGTAATGAAGATGATGAGAGTAGTCAATACAACGAGGCGAAAGGAAAAGTAATGAAAAGTCTTAAGGATTACTTTCGTCCTGAATTTATAAACCGACTTGATGAAATTATTATTTTCAATATTCTTACTCGGGAAGCTGTGTCACAGATTGTGAAATTACAGGTTGATATTATCAGAAAACGTCTCAAAGAAAAGAATATTGATTTGGAAATTTCGACGGAAGTGCTCTCATATTTAGCAAAAGAAGGATACAATCCACAGTATGGTGCGCGCCCGCTCAAACGTCTCGTGCAAAATAAAATTCTAACACCAGTTGCGTCTCTCATGGTTTCCCGTGGTGTCATGGAGGGAGGTAAGGTGACAGTAGGAATTAAAGACAAAGAATTTACTTTTGATGTAAAGAAACAAGCAACACCCGCATCTAAAAAGAAGCAAAAAGTTGCTTCAAAAAGAAGAGAGAAAGTGCTAGCATAAGTTTCGCAAGCACTTGTGCTTGCTTTTGCGTCGGTGGCGGAGTGGTCAATCGCAACAGACTGTAAATCTGTCGCTCTTCGAGCTACGCAGGTTCGAATCCTGCCCGGCGCACAAATGAAAACAAACACGAGCATTGCGCTGGTGTTTGTTTTTATTTTGCTCATGGATTCGAAAAGGTTGTCGATATTTTGAAGAATGAAAAATATCATACAGCCTGAACAGATTCTGTAAGAATCGAATCCTGCCCGGCGCACATAGTCAAACCTCCCCAGCTTTTGCTGGGGAGGTTTGTGCTGAATGTCTGGCAGGATTCGAACGGCGGAAGCGCGCGTCTGGGGGACGAAAAAGCGCTGAGCCGTGTCCCGCGGCACTTATGAGCATAGCGAATTAGTGACCGTCAGGACGAATCCTAGTTTGCTGCCCGGCGCACATAGTCAAATCTCCCCAGCTTCTGCTGGGGAGATTTGCGCTAACCGGGTTGTCAACCCGACTTTTGCAGTATATTCTTTCTAAAAGAGCGAGAAAACTTAGATTTGTTTACTAACCAAATTACATGGATCAGCAGAACAATGATGGAGAGGAAATTGGTGTCTCTAGAGTGAAGTTCAACGAAGCCCAATCATCAATTTCACCTTATACGGAAGAAGAGTCGGGGATTGTTCAGTGGGTTATGTCCCATTCCGGTGAGATAATTGAAAATAAAAAAGAGGCGGAGTATGTTGTTATTGGAATTATTGTTGTAATAACTCTCATAGCACTCTATTTATTTTTTGGAACAAGTTCACCCGAAGTAGAAAAAACCA includes:
- a CDS encoding cysteine desulfurase — encoded protein: MIKKSKKRLYLDYAAATPLNSRVQKSMEQYWSDTFGNAGSLHKEGIAAKQALEHARGEIAKNIGARNSEIVFTSGSTESNNLAIFGTVAARQKEGVALRDMHAVTSVIEHPSVLNCFKELEEMGVRVTYLPVDRYGFVSAEAMYQSLLRETVIVSIMYANSEIGTVEPIAKIAHVVQKWRAENKQTFPYIHTDASQTPLYLPCNTQSLGVDLMSLDAQKIYGPKGVGCLYIKNRVMINSIYKGGSQENNVRAGTENIPLIVGFSCALSIAISNRETEVKKVTLLRDYFIQELLRNIKGAELNGSAEKRIANNINVSIPGFESEFLVIALDDKGIATSSKSACIGEETEKSYVVSALGKNDTLASSSLRFSLGSATVKKDIAHTVKILCDILKTHRND
- a CDS encoding AAA family ATPase, producing MPPFANFTTKAKESVRKAHELAIERGQSHVNPLHLLMALVLQEESMVFSILEKLDIDTMLLTDSLLELIETPEQSSVLSPSYQLYLTPELASVLEGSSKAASSLGDQFVSTEHLFIAILEHPGPAAEVFARFRLEKGAVLQVLQDLKSSSDLEVDQPKRFRSLAKYTKNLTEHAAQNKLDPVIGRDNEINRVIQILSRRTKNNPILIGEAGVGKTAIAEGLAQKMAVGDVPESIKDKELLSLDLGLLIAGTKYRGEFEERLKNILREIERADGKIILFIDEIHTIVGAGQAEGAQDAANMLKPALARGELRAIGATTLKEYQKYIEKDPALTRRFQPIQVLEPSVEDAVHILRGLREKYELYHGVHITDDGIVSAVNLSSRYITDRFLPDKAVDLIDEAASALRIALENKPPKLEEAHRNIMHLEIEREALKKDAESSDNKKAKARVKKIEKEIADLKEKTSELSLKWNNEKEVLSEIKVIKKDLELLRIEAESAEVSADLVKAAEIRYGKIPGLEKDLETKLKRLKRLQKSRRILKEEITEEEIADVVSRWTGVPVVRMLEEEAEKLNRMEDEIKKRIIGQDESVKEIANAVKRSRAGISDPNKPIGSFLFLGPTGVGKTELTKALAEFLFDDEKALIRVDMSEYMERHSVSKMIGAPPGYVGHDEAGSLTETIRHRPYSVLLFDEIEKAHPEVFNILLQVLDNGHLTDAKGRKINFKNTVIVLTSNIGSEHIDKMATIGFSSNEDDESSQYNEAKGKVMKSLKDYFRPEFINRLDEIIIFNILTREAVSQIVKLQVDIIRKRLKEKNIDLEISTEVLSYLAKEGYNPQYGARPLKRLVQNKILTPVASLMVSRGVMEGGKVTVGIKDKEFTFDVKKQATPASKKKQKVASKRREKVLA